GGACGGTGATGCCGCTGCCGCCCGTCGACTCGATCGTCAGCGTGTACGCGACGACGTTGCCCCACTTGTCGGCGGCCGTCAGATGAGTCGTGTTCTCGCCCTCGAAGGTCGTCGGGGCCGCCTTGTCGCCGGGCTCACCGCACTGGCCCGGGTGCCGCGGGTCCCCCGGCGCCAGCGGGCTCGTCAGGACCGCGTCGTCCTTGATGAGGCACTCCCGCGAGTCGGCGAACCGCTGCGAAAGCAGCTCCTTCGCCGGTACGTCCTCGAAGTCGGGGTCGCCGACCCAGCGCCCGCGGTCCGCGAACGCGATCCGGCTCGCCTCGATGTAGCGGTGCAGATACTGCTCCTGCGTGGCCTTCGACAGGTCTGTGCGCTCAAGGATGTTGAGCGCCTCGCCGACGGTCGTACCGCCCGAGGACGACGGCGCCATCGAGTAGACGCCCAGCCCGCGGTACGAGGTCTTCGTCGGGGCCTGGAGCTTCGCCCCGTACGCCCTGAGGTCCTTGACGGACAGCCGGCCGGGCCGCGCGACCCGGCCCGACGCCGGGTCCACGGGCGGCTTGTTCACGGTGCGTACGACGTCCTTGCCGATGTCGCCTCGGTAGATGGCGCCGACGCCTTCGTGCGCCAACTCCTCGTAGGTGCGGGCGAGATCAGGGTTCTTGAACGTGGAGCCCACGACGGGGAGCGCGCCACCCGGCAGGAACAGCTCGGCCGTGGCGGGGAAGTCCTTGAACCGCGCCTGGTTCGCCTCGGTCTGGGAGCGGAACGTGGCGTCGACCGTGAACCCGTCCCGTGCCAGCTTCTGCGCCGGCCGAAGCACCGAGCCGAGCCGCTCGCTGCCCCAGGTGTCGAGCGCGGTCTGCCAGGTGGCGGGCGTGCCCGGCGTCCCGACGCTCAGGCCGCTCGTCACCGCGTCGTTGAAGTCGAGGGGCTTGCCGTTCTCCAGGAACAGGCCCGAGTCGGCGGTGAGAGGGGCCGTCTCGCGGCCGTCGATCGTGTGCACCTTGCGGGTCTTCGCGTCGTAGTACACGAAGTAGCCGCCCCCGCCGACGCCCGCGGAGTACGGCTCGGTGACGCCGAGCGCCGCGGCCGTGGCGACGGCGGCGTCCACCGCGTTGCCGCCCTTGCGGAGGACCTCGATCCCGGCGGCGGACGCGTCCGCGTCGACGCTGGAGACCGCGCCGCCGTAGCCGACGGCGAGCGGCACCTTCTGTGCGGACGCGTGGGGCGAGTGGTTCGCGTCGGACGCCGGGGCCGCGGCGGCACCGACCGTCACCAGCGTGGCCGCGACAGCCAGCCCCGAGAGATTCCGAAGACTTCGCAGGCTCCGCGGCTTCCCCGGATACCCAGGATTCATCCGATTCCGCGCAACAGGACGTCTCATCCGTACCTCCAGTCAACAGCCCTCCGCGCAGCGTAACTTCAGTTCCGCATGGCGTCAGGACCCCCTCGAACAAGGATCCGTCCGCCCGCTAGCATGCGCCCCCATGACTGAAGACGTGCGCAACATCGTCCTCGGCGTGATCGCAGCCGGGATCAGCGCCGCCCTTGGCTGGCTCGCCCGCACCTACTTGTG
The DNA window shown above is from Streptomyces sp. NBC_01445 and carries:
- the ggt gene encoding gamma-glutamyltransferase; amino-acid sequence: MRRPVARNRMNPGYPGKPRSLRSLRNLSGLAVAATLVTVGAAAAPASDANHSPHASAQKVPLAVGYGGAVSSVDADASAAGIEVLRKGGNAVDAAVATAAALGVTEPYSAGVGGGGYFVYYDAKTRKVHTIDGRETAPLTADSGLFLENGKPLDFNDAVTSGLSVGTPGTPATWQTALDTWGSERLGSVLRPAQKLARDGFTVDATFRSQTEANQARFKDFPATAELFLPGGALPVVGSTFKNPDLARTYEELAHEGVGAIYRGDIGKDVVRTVNKPPVDPASGRVARPGRLSVKDLRAYGAKLQAPTKTSYRGLGVYSMAPSSSGGTTVGEALNILERTDLSKATQEQYLHRYIEASRIAFADRGRWVGDPDFEDVPAKELLSQRFADSRECLIKDDAVLTSPLAPGDPRHPGQCGEPGDKAAPTTFEGENTTHLTAADKWGNVVAYTLTIESTGGSGITVPGRGFLLNNELTDFSFAPANPAVHDPNLPGPGKRPRSSISPTIVLDRHDQPVVALGSPGGATIITTVLQTLTGFVDRGLPLVDAIAAPRASQRNAAATELEPGLWDSPTRARLEALGHVFKQNPEIGAATGVQRLKNGKWLAAAEKVRRGGGSAMVVRPASGG